The window aaattataatacttGGTGCCCAAGAATACTTGGAACACAAGTTCCACTATATTTACTTGTTTGTTATCCCTATTTAAACGGTGCTTTATCATTCTATTCAAAACAACAgttctcttttcttcttccctttcaAATTATTTCTGGCTGTGAACAGAATTTTTCCCAGAATTATTGTGCAAGATCCCGGAAAACTTTATTCCTAAAACTAGAAAATCCCTTTCTCGAGGTGGGTCAAGAATTCGCATGtggcatattttaattttattttagatatcaACTCTTTTTGGTTAGTCAATGCACATGTAAGTGTAATATGACTACAaaattgctttatttatttgagCTTTTgtgtgaaatatttatatacagaAAAAAGCCCATTagattttatatactccccaGATGTTGGATTGCTCGAAACTAAATACGTGGgccttttaattatttttgttttgagtgaataaattaattatccaCATGTACCCCTGTCTTCTTAACACAATCAAGTTACATAGGACAAAATAGTTAGTCTATCATAGCTTCGAATTTGGTGtagaattaatattgtaataatCAGATAACATCAATCATCATTTTTCGATGTTTTTTCAGGCAAAAGGGGCTCTTCCAAATCAATTTTACAACTTTCACATATTTGGGGATCCAATGTTTTCTTTATCATCTCTTCCGTGCTACTATTATTGTCTTTTGATTTACCCCATAGCACAATGTATAGTCCAATTATCACTGCCACTCCTCCTGTCACACTGATAACCAAACCATCAATTAGGAATTAATTTATCAGAAAACTAAgctaaaataaaactaaaaaaaagtttgtagCTGTGGTTATAGTAGTTGTACCTTCCAAGGTACAAGTCTTCATGCAAGAAGATGTAGCCAAGAACTGTCACAATGACTGTACATAGGGGCTGAAATAGAGCTGAGAAAAGGGGTCCTCTTTTTGCTACACACCATGCTTGAGTGAAGAAAGTTATTGCTGAGCTCataccctatatatatatccattcaatttatttttacctaatttaaattaggtcataatttttattcgatagtattaaattaaattattttaccgCAAATAGACAAGAGAATATTTGAATTGGGGTAGTGAGTTTCCACACATTCATACTTGGCGCCACACTCATCGTGAAGATTCCCGATTGTAGCGATGCCATTAGGCACATCAAGGCCGTCATCGAAACATAGTCTGGGTAGGACTCGTTTACACGCGCCTACATTGGTCAAACGAAGTGGTCTGATTAGATCTTGCCTATTTTTGGTCTAgcacaaaattgatatttggTAGGGTAGATAACAACATTTTAGTTCACATAATGAGTTATCTACTCTACCAAACTCGGAGAATAAAATTGATCCAACTAAAAGATTGTTGTTACTAATAGAGCTGAATCAAATATGTACCTGCAAAATTAGAGTAAAGGACCAGCAACATGAGCTAGCAAAGATGAGGAAGCAGCCAATCAATCTTGTGTGATCATCTCCAACTCCAACTGCCACTTGAAGTAATTTGGGACCTTCTAGAAAGGCCATCACAGCAGCAccactcacacacacaactGTTCCAATAATCTTAGCGAAGCTACCCCAACTTCGCCCAACTTTTTCTAAcctataatatatatatatatatatatatatatatatatatatatatatatatagtttcacatatacaaattatttaatactactaataattaaatactactattccTATAGGAATTGATTAGggaaaatgatttaattaccCCAAGGTGTAAGCCATAAGAAAGGTGATAGCAGGCGCTGTATTGCACATGGCACTTGCCACTGATGTTGAGACTAGAGTCAAGCCCATGTAGTATGAGTTGTTGTAAACTGTTACACTgcaacaattttattattttagctGAAAATCGAAACATAAGAGCACTTAATATTAGTCcatgacaaattaaaattcgtaTCTGTAGtggagttaaaaaaaaaaattggatcaCTTTTTAGAGAAGTGAACTCTACTTAATGTGAATTTGAGTGTGTTTCATAACTAGCGTGTACTCTAGCTTGTTATTAACTGTTACAACTTACAAATATGATCAATAAATTTGATGGTGAGCATCACACTAAAATCACGAGAGACACAAAATTGCAGCctgattaattccaaaatcaAACCGATACTTGCTAGTTAAATTAATGACAAGATCCAAATTAGTTTctttactataaattttaagatatgaattatatgaattaataaaattgctACTTACCCCACAAAAGAGAGCGAAAATATCAACCAAAAGCTCTTCCAATTCAAACAACAATCATCTTTTCCTTTCCTGCGCCCACACAGACAGATTGAgacacaaaaaattaataagtagAATATATCCATAGATATTACAGATTCGATTAGCGTTTCGTGCATTGTTAATGGTCTTAAGGTACGTAAAAACCGATGAAacatattaattgaaaaaaaaagaattaccGTGAAAAATAAGCAAAAGGGGCCATAAGCAAGAAACCAATGAATTGTCTATAGACAACAAAGACGCTAGAGCTCATCCCTTCCAAAAGGGCAATTCTAGCAAATAGACTTGTACCTGCATACAACAACTGACAGCCTAACATCACAATTATGGGCTTGTAATATTCCATTAATCCCATTTTCATTCTCTTCAATATCTTCCTACAccaattctatttctctctctatattgTATAGGGGATTATTGATTGTATATATAGACATCTATAtaggttttaatttaaatgccTCCAAAAACATGAGTTCATTTTAATAACTACACGAGTGTAGTCGTGTGGACATGTTCAAAAGGGAGTTGAGCTGTTCAGTTTTGTGACTTTCTGTAAAGATATGCTATTCAGATACATGTCATGattatttctattaattaaaatgtagaCGGTTCGTGCgtgttaattatatttactaGTAATTCTGAATTGGAAGTAATTAACTGggaatttatttgttttaatgtttGAAACGATTTCATATGAGCcacattaatttaatgtaaagatattgccaaaaattaaaagttgtatgattttatattttaatttgaaaggtTAGGAGACTGATGTGAAGCGAAAGACACAATTGTAAAGTTTGTCATTTCATCATTTTGACGtattatattcaatatatgatgataataaAGTTTAATGCAAGTATTATTTGAGGAGTAGTAGATTAAAATTTGCACGTCGCACAAGgttaattataaaatgcaCATGACTACATGGTTATCCACATGAAAATTCCACGCCATTCATAGTCATATATGTTGGTGATTGACTAATTGCtctcataaaaatgaaatgattgtattaaaaattagCTACCACTTGTGCAGTTATTTCATCATggcataatttaataaataatgcatTTGGAAATGCACAAACAAGATTGCTATTGTaacacaaatttcaatttcttgtgTCTAAATGTTACATAAACAATAGTAGATCAAATCAACAAATGGAGTGTATAATGAGTTTATCAAACTTGAAAAACAAGAGATTTTCGTCCCTTAAAAATTGCTTGCtcatatgataaaaaaataatttaaccaATTTTACCCATGCTTTTAATATGAGAAGAGATACATCCTCATGTTTGAACCCTAATTTGTATtcaaattagtatttttaatgtaaatgaaTTCGAATTTAAATATGATTGATCTAATTATAGATTAATTGAATCTAATtgagatttatatatttatgttcttcctttttttttcccccaacTTACCGTGGTTTCAATTTAAATgagaaatcataaataatattgtaatgACTTATGACTGATGGGCAGTTCACTGAATTATAAATACAGGACAGGAATGCCACGCATTGACATTGTTACCTAAGCCATACTAAATCAAAAAGTAATTTTCGCAATTATTTGTTTAGTCCGTTATCCGGATCAACAAGTGCGTGTGAATTCAAACCCCAAATTAGTGtgaatatattgaaaatgacATTAATCCGCGTAGTTCTTAAATTTATTGCCCTTGTATTATATTAAGTAGGATGTCAGTACATCCCCTAACCTAACCTCTGGGCTGATCCGAATAGCCCgttaaatttatagggttagagttgaaaatttatagctcgataaaattacaattcaatTAGCCGGCAACCCGTTAGGACCAGACCTGAAAATCCAATGGACtggcccgaaaacccgataaaatttctactGTTCTATTTATTTGACTCATAATTCATCActtcattgattatttttataatatagataactacaaaaataactttcaattttatatttaatatacaaattatatattaaatttctatcaATATTATAATGGATCAATAAATTAGACACTTTaaatttcactaaaaaaatatataaatttctaaaacattctttaaattttctcaaattatatttatatttcattttcacaaatcttaaatattactccctccgtcccggctaagatgacacatatCTTAaccgacacgagattttaggagtaattggttaatgtgtttaattagagagagaaaatgtgaatgaaagttttaaaatagagagataaagaaagatgaatattttaataagggtaggctaaagtggttgagtgtattaattgaagagagaaagtttccaaaaaaggaaatgtgtcatcttagttgtgacagactaaaaaggaaaacgtgtcatcttaagtgggacggagggagtaatatttaatttggtcatgtttatgtttgagtttaaggCCATCAACATCCCTATCTCTTATTCATCCCTAACCcgtctcatcccttaactattcatgggcctTACTATACTTTTCAgcccatctcttaaccatctcatcccttaactatttattcaatttcatttttttttatttccaacaaattccattaatatttcattgaaatattaaattaatactaataattcattaaatcattaaaaaccacaaaaattacaacatccgaaaatacgaaaaatacataattgaaatcatatggagtatttttaattttcattttaattttttaaatttttaaaatttttgatttttattacaatattgaaaaatacaaaaattaaaaattaaaatatttttatttatttaattttcgaattttcctgattttttttaaaaaacaaaaaaaaacattttaaacgGATATAAATGACGCTCACTCGCGGtccggcgagtgggcgtcacgcacgAACCGGAGCACGCCACGTTGCCAAGGCGCGTGGCGAGCTGTCTCGTGCCCAGCCCCTTCCGCGCGAGACACGGGACGGGATGGCTCGTCCCTTCGGGACGAGATGGAGGTTGCAACGCGGTCTCGTTGTCGTCTCGTCTCGGCGGGACGAGATAGGGACGGCGACGAGCCGCGTTGCGGATGCCCtaaagcatatatctcaaattatcaaatttatcataattaaatattttatattttataaatataagtaattttcataattatttattagattggtcgcatgttaattttatcgatagcaacccgattaacctgctgagctagcccgaaacccgaacttttagggttagggttgaacttttataacccgaaaaaaatacaacccgattaacccgcatcTTATTGAGCCGCAACCCGATAGAGTCGGCTCAAAATCTGTTGGGCGGActcgattgacatccctaatttTCAGCCATGATTAGTCTATTTTAAAGCCGCGTGTAGGATTGGAGCCACCTATTGTTATTTtggaattattattaaatagatTAATGGTGCAAAGTTGGTAAATAtttggataaaaaaatatttcatccgttcccaaaaagtatgaacaatgggtttggcacgagttttaataaataagaggaagagagagataaGTTGTTAATAGTAATGGTATAAGGGTATAATAGGTTCTTTGactttttcaaaattacaaAGTTCATAGTACTTTTTAGGAAcggatgaaaaaagaaatagttcGTACTCTTTGGAGATGAGGGAATATACTCTACTCTATAAATTTCTGGatgttttttcttctattaCATGGAacttcataaatttttatggGCTAAAAATATATCCAGTTGCATTTAGGgtcaaaataaaatggttAATCTAATACTTCATTTGTTCTATATTAATAgagtcgtattcttttttagGGCGTTACAACATACCAAAGTTGTtgctttattttgtaaaaagcAATACACACACtttctcatactttttcatatctcttactccctccgtcccaaggaattagaccaactttcctttttgggatgtcccaacatattagactcatttccttttgtAGCAAAAAgtatctatcttattttattccccacctacttttttctctcttctctctcctactttttccctctctcatactttactctctccactttaactatttaaatatcaattccttaaatcatgtgcccaaaagaagtgagtctaatactctaggacggagggagtactttatttcctcttctttcgtactttatcctctctctTATATTATTCTCCCCACTTTTGTTATAGTGGTACTTAGTCTCTCacatttatgtatttatataacaGCAATTAAATGGTAATAATACCCTTTTCAAATGCTAACACATAATTTCAACTTAATAATCTAATCTTAGAATGAATCcttatttttcaacttttaaCATAAGATTTCATATGATTATTTCCAGACGAACTGTTGTGAAAACTAATTTGTCTCTCCTAAAATAACTCAGAATTttaaattccaaataaattgatgtattgACGGGCGAATAAATTAagcttttatttaattgttgtaAAATAGTAACAATTCAAATATATCTGAGTATTGCTGTCTTGCTGGtttgctaaaaaatagaatcaaacaaaaatctaTATCTATACCAATATAAAAAGGTGAGTTTTAaccttaatttaaatatctataaattctggatataaatttaaatatttataaattttactttctctatATAATTCAAACATAATAAGTGATTACGgttataactttatttaatatatcaaAACTAATAACAATTCATAGTAGTAATAAGTTGACATGAATATTAgcaattttatagtattaaattttcaatctttaatGCATGAGAAAGTAGGGTGACAAATTCATCATTAATATCACtatgattataaaaattatcagTTTTTGGATGTTACAAGAAGTGGAGGAGGGTGcattctatttttcattactatcattatattttcatttatgttcTTTTCATGATTCAAAGTTGTAAAcgttatatatatgtgtgtatatcTCGGGAGGTTTGAGAAAAAGGCAccgaacaaagaaaaagagtaTTGTATTATGGCATTTTTTGGCCAAGACCTTCATTTTGAAGGAATTATCTATTTATCCATTCaatatgagtattttttcGCTATTCTTAATTCGGTTAtcatttatgcatttttatattttgattattatgttattatatcatattttattgttgatgatagattttgaatttttggtattttttaaatattatagatTATTGTAATGATATATATTCGATGTCTCATCATATAATCGTTGCTAATGGTTATGGAAGGGTCAAATAAAGGTATTtcctattaattattttttagtatttagaccaatagtaataataattggtttcttgatttgttcattattttttgcTATAGGCAATTCATCCATCACTTTaatccaattttatattttggtttgcatgttatcatattatatttattgttgatgataatattgatttttagatatcttttaatatatatttatagattattttaatgaaatatatttagaatttcatcacataatcgtgaaaatactaaaattcaaCGTATGTCAAAATCATATGTTGAGTTTAAATGTCCCACCATTGTTATAATTGAATtcactaatttaatcaaatttgttgtgaaatataaaaaatcagaatacactatactatatttatatttattaaagataaaatttatgtatctaaTGTATagaattttcattaataataaatttattaaataagccgaaacatataatttatgataatttaacTTGGTTTCGCCCATGTCAATCATGCCCCCGTcacatatttcaataattttttattttctttcattaaaCAAAAAAGTGTATTTGACATATTTTGTGGTTGACCTTTTTGTAGTAGAGGTGAAAAAgtgttttaaataaattgttattgtatatatttttaatttagaacctcataatataattatattatttttcattttataaatgtgAACTCACAGTTTCAAAATAATGCATATAGAAAACCAATTAGGTCGTGCATCGCACCGGTGTGCCATTAGTCACGTAGTAAAAGACAACATGCGTGTTTTAGTAATATGACTAATTAGATTGATAGCTAAGTCACTAATTTGGTTAATTAATGTTTGACCGTTAAGTTTAACGGAGGAAAGATTAACTTTGgttaaaacatatttttaggataaaaaggtaacaaaattaatataaaggactaaaaaatattttagagcAAATGTAAATGACTTTGGTCCAAACTTTATTCCTAAATTTATCTACAGTAAGGCCCGTTTGATAACTGGGAAATCCCTTTCTCGAGCGGTCAAGAATGCGCATGTGGCATCTCGATACCGTTGCTGTTAATGGAGGAGAGAGGGGAGAGTAacattcacaaaataaaaattaaaatcatttttcgtaattttatacaaaatcgggatatatttaaaaaaaattatttttgttttagatCTTTTTGGTAAGTCAATGCATGTGTGAAAATTGTAGGTTTATCAAGCCAACAaaattgctttatttatttgggCTTTTGGGtgaaatatatatgtacaagAAAAAGCCCACTAGATATAGCAGATGGTGGATTGCTCggaattaattattgaaaatgcCTATATTTCTTCTTTGCAAATACATGGgccttttaattattttatgtttggagtgaataaattaattatctacATGTACCCCTTCTTCTTTAACACATCAATTTATATAGGACAAAATTGTTAGCTTTACTATAGCCTCGAATTTGGTATAGAATTAATATTGTATCACTCCTAACATAACAATCAGAGAACATCAATCATCATTTTTGAATAGTCAAAATCAATTCGATGGTTTTTCAGGCAGAAGGGGCTCTTCCAAATCAATTTTGCAACTTTCACATATTTGGGGATCCAATGTTTTCTTTATCATCTCTTCCGTGCTACTATTATTGTCTTTTGATTTACCCCATAGCACAATGTATAGTCCAATTATCACTGCCACTCCTCCTGTCACACTGATAACCaaacaatcaattaatttattagaaaacttaagataaaataaaactaaaaaaatgtacGGAGTTGTGGTTGTAGTAGTTGTACCTTCCAAGGTACAAATCTTCATGTAAGAAGATGTAGCCAAGAACTGTCACAATGACTGTACACAGGGGCTGAAACAGAGCTGAGAAAAGGGGTCCTCTTCTTGCTACGCACCATGCTTGAGCGAAGAAAGTTATTGCTGAAGTCATaccctatatatatgcatTCGATTTTGTTTTTACCTAATTTGAATTAAGTCACacactaattttaattgatagtactaaattaaataattttaccgCAAATAGGCAAGAGAATATTTGAATTGGGGTAGTGAGTTTCCAAACATTCATACTCGGCGCCACAATCATCGTGAAGATTCCCGATTGTAGCGATGCCATTAGGCACATCAAGGCCGTCATTGAAACATAGTCGGGGTAGGACTCGTTTACACGCGCCTGCATTGGTCAAACGAAGTGGTCTGATCAGGTCTCGTCTATTTCTGGTGTAgcataaaattgatattatttaattatgttatagATCAGAAATAGGCAAAAACTACTCCATGCatctcctaaaaatagaaactatttccttttttatttgttctctaaatagaaaatttttatttaaggaattttctctctctaaagaggtgagactcattctccactaacacacttttcttcctatctttcttatttttctaaagTTCTTATTTCTAGGGGAGATGGAgtattagaaatttagaatCAAATATATACCTGCAAAATTAGGGCAAAAGACCAGCAACATGAGCTAGCAAAGATGAGGAAGCAGCCAATCAATCTTTCGTGATCATCTCCAACTGCCACCTCAAGTAATTTGGGACCTTCTAGAAAGGCCATCACAGCAGCAccactcacacacacaactGTTCCAATAATTTTAGCAAAGCTACCCCAACTTCGCCCAACTTTTTCtaacctatatatatacaaattaattaataattaaatactatacgTATAGGAATTGATTAgagaaaatgatttaattaccCCAAGGTGTAAGCCATAAGAAAGGTGATAGCAGGCGCCAAATTGTACATGGCACTTGCTACTGATGTTGAGACTAGAGTCATGCCCATGTAGTATGAGTTGTGGTTAGCTGTCACACTGccaacaattttattattttaactgAAAATTGAGACATAAAAGCACTTAATATTAATCCATGATAACATAATTCAAAAATCCAGAGTTGGgataattttttagaaattaattttttgtgcaTCAGCTTTTGATTACAATTGTTAGTTAGGGTggattttactttattatgaCTTACAATTATCTTTTATAATTACCTTTTATacaaatcttcaatttttagttaataaattcaatatgGTTCATTAATTCTTTAAAGCTTAGTAGCTAGAAGTACACACTTCTTAATGTTAATTTGAGAGTGTTTAGTGTTTACTCTTGTTACTATTATATGATGATCAACAAATATGATGATGAGCAGTACacttaattatgaaatatgaattaacCAAAATTGCTACTTACCCCACAAAAGAGAGCAAAAATATCAACCAAAAGCTCTTCCAATTCAAACAACAACCATCTTTTCCTTTCCTGCGCTCACATAGACAGATTAATGAGacacaaaaaattaacaaatactaCATCGATAAATATTATAGATTCAAATAGCGTTTCGTGCATTGTTAATGCTCTTAAGATACGTAAAGACCGATGAAACATattaataggaaaaaaaaaaaaaaagagagagaattacCGTGAAAAATAAGCAAAAGGGGCCATAAGCAAGAAACCAATGAATTGTCTGTAGACCACAAAGACACTAGAGCTCATCTCTTCCAAAAGGGCAGCTCTAACAAATAGATTTGTACCTGCATACAACAACTGACATCCTAACATCACAATTATGGGCTTGTAATACTCCAATCCCATTTTAAttcacttcaatttcttcCTATACCAATTAtacttctctctctatatatattatgtgcATGTGTATAGGGgattaattgtatatatagaCTGACATCtaggttttaatttaaatgccTCCAAAAACATGagttcattttaataatttacacGAGTGTAGTCGTGTGTGGACATGTTGATAAGGGTGTTGAGCTGTTCTGTTTTGTGACTTTCTGTAAGGATATGCTATACTATTAATTCTCGTGATTCTTCTGATACTGTCTAGcaaattatttctattaatttaattctagaaGGTTCGtgttaattatttactaataATTCTGAATTTGAAAGTAATTAAAAggctatttattttttatgttgattaAAATGACATCATTTTTCTTGAAACGATTTCATATGAGCcacattaatttaatgtaaaaatattgccaaaattaaaagtgtatgatttacattttaatttgaaaagttatGAGACTGATGTGAAGTGAATACAAAATTGTAATTTGAATCAAAATCATTTCTATACAATTATATGAGGATAATCAAGTTAAATGTTATAGTagtgaattaaaatttgggcGTTGCACAAGGATAATTATAGACGGCACATGACTACATCTCTATCCACATGAAAATTCCACGTCATTCATAGTCATATGTTGGTGATTGCTctcataaaatgaaatgattgtattaaaaattagCTACCACTTGTGCAGTATTTCATCAtgacataatttaataagtaatGTATTTGGAAATGCACAAATTAACAAGATTGCTTTTGTAACACAAATCAACTTGATCTTGTGTCTAAATGTCACATAAAGAATAGTAGATCAAATCAACAAATGGAGTGTATAATGAGTTTATCAAACTTGAAATGCTAGAGACttagtatttttaatgtaattgtATTCGAATATAAATATGAGTGATAtatctttaaaaattagatatcTGACACTAAAATCGCATCTAATTATACGTAAATTGAACCTAATtgagatttatatatttttgttcttccttttattttccccAATTTACCGTAATATTAAATGTGGTTTCAATTTAAAGGcgaaaacataaacaaattgTTATGACTGATGGGCGGTTCACACTTCACTGAGTTATAAACATTGGACAGGATTGCCACGCAATGACATTGTTACCTAAAAAATATGcgaaatccaaaaaatatttatcgcAATGATTTATTTAGTCCATTATCCCGATCAACAAGTGCGTGTGAATTCAAACCACAAATTAGTGtgaatatattgaaaattacatttttgtcTCTATTTGGAATTAACGTCGTCGAGTTGTGACAGACAGAAAATATTATTGCAACAGCAGGATCATACACGTGCTTCACCTAGATTTCATATATTCATCGATAATTTTATCTCCGCGTAACTCTTAAATTTATTGCCcctgtattatattttcagcACATGATATGTCTATT is drawn from Salvia hispanica cultivar TCC Black 2014 chromosome 6, UniMelb_Shisp_WGS_1.0, whole genome shotgun sequence and contains these coding sequences:
- the LOC125193336 gene encoding WAT1-related protein At4g30420-like, yielding MKMGLMEYYKPIIVMLGCQLLYAGTSLFARIALLEGMSSSVFVVYRQFIGFLLMAPFAYFSRKGKDDCCLNWKSFWLIFSLSFVGVTVYNNSYYMGLTLVSTSVASAMCNTAPAITFLMAYTLGLEKVGRSWGSFAKIIGTVVCVSGAAVMAFLEGPKLLQVAVGVGDDHTRLIGCFLIFASSCCWSFTLILQARVNESYPDYVSMTALMCLMASLQSGIFTMSVAPSMNVWKLTTPIQIFSCLFAGMSSAITFFTQAWCVAKRGPLFSALFQPLCTVIVTVLGYIFLHEDLYLGSVTGGVAVIIGLYIVLWGKSKDNNSSTEEMIKKTLDPQICESCKIDLEEPLLPEKTSKNDD
- the LOC125193337 gene encoding WAT1-related protein At4g30420-like isoform X2, which codes for MGLEYYKPIIVMLGCQLLYAGTNLFVRAALLEEMSSSVFVVYRQFIGFLLMAPFAYFSRKGKDGCCLNWKSFWLIFLLSFVGLEKVGRSWGSFAKIIGTVVCVSGAAVMAFLEGPKLLEVAVGDDHERLIGCFLIFASSCCWSFALILQARVNESYPDYVSMTALMCLMASLQSGIFTMIVAPSMNVWKLTTPIQIFSCLFAGMTSAITFFAQAWCVARRGPLFSALFQPLCTVIVTVLGYIFLHEDLYLGSVTGGVAVIIGLYIVLWGKSKDNNSSTEEMIKKTLDPQICESCKIDLEEPLLPEKPSN
- the LOC125193337 gene encoding WAT1-related protein At4g30420-like isoform X1 — its product is MGLEYYKPIIVMLGCQLLYAGTNLFVRAALLEEMSSSVFVVYRQFIGFLLMAPFAYFSRKGKDGCCLNWKSFWLIFLLSFVGVTANHNSYYMGMTLVSTSVASAMYNLAPAITFLMAYTLGLEKVGRSWGSFAKIIGTVVCVSGAAVMAFLEGPKLLEVAVGDDHERLIGCFLIFASSCCWSFALILQARVNESYPDYVSMTALMCLMASLQSGIFTMIVAPSMNVWKLTTPIQIFSCLFAGMTSAITFFAQAWCVARRGPLFSALFQPLCTVIVTVLGYIFLHEDLYLGSVTGGVAVIIGLYIVLWGKSKDNNSSTEEMIKKTLDPQICESCKIDLEEPLLPEKPSN